The Chlorocebus sabaeus isolate Y175 chromosome 16, mChlSab1.0.hap1, whole genome shotgun sequence genome window below encodes:
- the LOC103242248 gene encoding short transmembrane mitochondrial protein 1-like translates to MLQFLLRFTLGHVVGMYLAHNYDTPNLAKKLEEIKKDLDAKKKPPRA, encoded by the coding sequence ATGCTCCAGTTCCTGCTTCGATTTACCTTGGGCCACGTGGTTGGAATGTATCTGGCTCATAACTATGACACACCAAACCTGGCTAAAAaacttgaagaaattaaaaaggacttGGATGCCAAGAAGAAACCCCCTAGAGCATGA